The DNA sequence tcactatacaaaaatatactactaaatagactgtcactatacaatttatatacaatagactgtcattatacaaaatagactgtcactatgcaaaatagactgttactatacaaaaaatatacaaaatagactgtcactatacaaaaaatatacaaaatagatatttcgggcTACTAGATGCAATATATTTGGGCCGAAGAGCCATTTCATATCAATAGTaaaaaatatgggctattaaaattttgaggagCTATAGAGGATAGTTTTTTCTAAATAGTTTTTAACTTTGAACCTCTCTTATTTCGGAGTTAGTGAAGTGCGTGActaaattttaaaatttgtgaTATTATGAGTGTTGGAGCTAacgagaaaatatttatattgtgTATATTAATGCATAAAAATTGTACTTCTCTCCGTTAAGTTTATAACAAGATCATAATAAAACTATTGAGGATTGGGAATGGCACGTGGACCACTTTACCAGACGTGGTAAAGAAAGGGGCCAACTTGAAATTTCGCCAAACTTTTGTACGCCAGAAGTTCAATCGCCTACCTTTCTCGGGCTTCCAGAAAAGAAGTTCAGGTTTTGCGGTTATGGCGATATGCCTGCCATGGCATCCTTTACAACCCTCTAAAACCCAACATCTCTTCCGTATTCGCAACCCAGTACATGTAGTCCCTATTCGCCATATACATGCCTTCAGGCGCAGCGACTTTGATGGATTCGCGAGGCGCGTCAAATCTGGCGAAGCGTGGAGAGACGCGTGGCGGAGTGCCAACGATGGTTTCGAGCAGTTCGTTTTTGAAACAAAGAAAACTGCGGAGCGTATCGATAGGAGGTATGCTGTTTCCCGCCGGCTATCTGCTGTTGCACAGTCTGCTGCTGACCGTGCCCGAGAGCTTGACCGTGATTTTGAGATTACTCACAAATGGCGTACCTTCTCTCTCGATTTCACTAGAAATTGGCCCAGGGTTTGTTGCCTATTGCCTCTATATTAAACATTTCAAATATCAATTTAATTGTATGCCAATATTAAATTCTGAATTAGAAAGTCATTTTTGTTGAAGGAGACAATCTACTATTAGGGAATGATTGCCTAGAATTTCCCCAATTAACTGTGGATTCAGATATAGGTCTTTGAATACTGGAACTTATCGGACAGAACATAAGAActttggttttgatttttaacATGTTAGatactataatataatatctttCAATTAGTTCATTGATTTATATTTAGTGCTGTAAAGTAGTTAAGGATTGTCACTTCCGGAGTCTGCTTCATGCCAATCATGTTTCTGGTTTCTACGATTAGATAAATCCATTTCCATTCCATGAGTTAGTTTCATGCTAATTAGGTTTTCTATTTCGACTTAAACGTATTACACAATTAGTTAATTGATTTAAGTTGATGTTATCAGAGTTTTCTATGGATTTTTGTCTGCCTCCTGCCCGTCATCTTCATGCTAATTGGTTTTTCTGCTTTCTGTTTTGCCGCTGCAGTACAGGAAGCAGTTGAGTGATTTTATGGATACCCCGCTGGGAAGAAGTGCTGCTGTAAGTGTTACTTGGTTTTTGAGGACACATGCCATGTGAACATGTAGCATGGTACTTAAATACCTTAAACCACATGGCGTTGATTTCTTACGAAAAGTTAGAGAAGTTTGCAAGTTGCACCGAGGAAATTGATGAGTTAAAGTCCATTTGTTCTATCATCTATGAGGTGGACAAGGATCATAGGTCTATTCTGTCATAAAAGTTCATTAACTGCAAGTAGTAATATTGGTATAAAGCTGAATATTTTGTTCTCAATGTGCTGCACCTGCTTGATCAATTTTAGTATATTTTAGCCTTTACATATACCCCTCCAATTATTGCAAATGCTGTTGCTAGTTTAGAGTACATCTCTGAATGTCACAATTCTGTTGCAAAAATCATTAGTAAAATTGCTCTGAGTTGGTGTGCAATTGCATTCTGCTCATACTAACCGGTTACACATCATTCTCCAATTTTGCTCTCTTGGGCTGTCGTTTATTGGCAGATATACCTCTAGAGATGTTATCATCGTGAGCTTGGATAATTTCTGTTCTATATTTTATGGTAGTCATATGTTCCTGAAGCTTCTAGGAGCTTTATTTCAACATATCATGACATCTTAGAAGTTATCTTGTTCTAAATGCAAGTATGTTATCTTGCTCTAAATCCCGTCTAATGTGTCTGTTTACAGACAATATTCTTCCTCTGGTTTGCTCTGTCTGGTTGGCTgtttcgaattctgataattgcCACATGGGTTCTACCGTTTGCTGGACCTCTTCTTATTGGAGCTGTTGCCAACAATCTAGTCATCAAGGTAACTTTGTTTCTCAATACCCTTATGGTTAGAAGTAATTGATGTGAATTCAACTGCTGTTTCGACCGAGTATTAGTAAAATTACTGATTGATCCCACtactcaaataataataataataataggcaTAATACATAAACAGGCCCTCAAACTTGGCCTCAGCTGGCAAGTATGTCCTCCAACTTTGGGTTTGCACAAGTAGGCACCTCAACTTTAATAAAGTTAAACACGTAAACGCAAATGCTGACGTGGCACATAAATTTTGGATGTGTCTAGATGATCATTTTGTAAGTTAGAATGTTCAACTGACCAAGTGGTTCTTCTTGATGAGAtcgatattgatgatagtgacGGTATTGATGATAGTGACAATCTTGATGCTAATGACGATCTTGATGCTAGTGACGATATCGATCGTGACCTTGATACGGAGCTAGAACTGCTAATTAGGATGAATGGACTCTTTTGAAAGGAGTCAATAAAAAGTCAAAATATGGACTAACTTAAACTAATTTAAAACTTAAATCAAATTTTCAATTCTTACTTATTCAGAGTCTGCGCTAAATGCTCAACTATTGAAATCAAGAAGTTACAATTGGTCAAATGTTATGAAAGGGATTAATTACTAGTCTCTTTTGAAATAGACAAGTTGAGGTGCCTACTTGTGCACCCAAAGTTGGAGGGCATACTTGCCAGCTGAGGCCAAGTTTGAGGGCCTGTTTGGGAGCAAGACTCTTAAGTAAAGTAAAATTTTAAATGAATCTGTGGCGTGGACACCATATTTCTTTTGATAGTTGCCTCTTAAGCTTGGACACTATATTTCTTTTGATAGTTGCATCTTAAGCTAATTGTCGATCTGATGGCATTACTAATAAGCCTGGCATGATGTCTCTTATTCAAAGTATTATATAAACCTGATTTGATGTTTAtgccttttatttttctttttattttcggTTAATTTCATTGCTGTAAAACAAGCGTTTTGGCGGTATTGGTCCAGCAATTGATAAGGGGAAGAATATGGGATGCTTTCTCTAACTTCCTATTGCAACTTTTTCACTCTTTTCAAGATTGTCTTTCAAACCATCAtaaattaataactaaaatttgtTCAATAATGCAAGCAAACACAATCATGTGTATCACTGTTTGTTCATCATTTTTTAGTATCGCAGTTCTATTGATAATAAATGCAAGgtctttttttattaaacaaagaCCAAATACCTAAATAGCACCTCAAACTTGGCACCATTGTCGGTTAGACACACCATCTTCAACCATGGCCAATTGAACACCTTTAGTTGACAGAAGCGTGTCTCGTGGATACAAGACGCTGATGTGTCCATCATGTGTATCACTCTGAGCTTAAGCACGTAAACATGACTTTATACCTCTTTTTAAACTAAATTTTCTCATTATTTTTCTTGCCCCTCCCTCCCCACCCCAATGTCATCTTCTTCCCTGAACCCTCCCTATTTATCTTCTTTCATAGACTCCAACTTGTGAAATATCAATACTATCACTCCACCACTACTCCAAACACCATAGCCGCAACAAAGCCCTAAGGTTGATTAAGTTGATTCTAGGGGTGTCAAATGGGCGGGTTGGATCAATTTTGGGCGGGTCAAAATGGGTTGAGTCAATAAATGGGCAGGCCAACCCGTCCAAAAGTTACTTGGGCTGAGATGGGCTAAAATTTGGGCCATAGCACCAACCCGCCCAACTTTTACCAAtctttaattaatatgtgttgttttcttatgaattatataattactaaataagattttttttcttcttttgttatggtcatatgTAACATGTCTAACAAAAATAAAAGGTTATGTCTAAGATATTTTGGCAAAGTTACTCATGTATCAATTTGGCTAAAATTCAGCCCAACTTTAAAGGGTTGAGATGGGTTGGGTCAAGATGTACTGAGTTCAATAAATGGACGGGTCAATAACTAGTCCAACCTTGGGCGGGTTGGGCGGGTCATTTGGGCTTGGGCCAAATTTGACAGCCCTAGTTGATTCCAAAAGTTAATTAATTTGATTCTGAAAGTTAAAATGGGACTGTCTTCTGGAAACTGCAATGGAATAATGAAACAATAGCTAGCAAGTATTCATTGGCGGCACATGGTGAAATAGAAAGATCCAATCCAAAGCATATATATCTTTTCAGTACAAACACTATAGCATAAACTACAAACTGCAGTAGAAAACTAACCGCCAAAACTGACAAGAAGATAGAGGGAAGGGGAAATTCAAAGCATAATATTATAGGAAAAGAGAGGACAGCCAAAACTCACAAGAAAATCTCAATAGATACTGTTTATTCAAGCTGGGAGGGGGTTGTTTTCTGGGGAAGAAGCAAAAAGAAAGGGACGGTGGACAGTCTGACTCTGGGGGTGGAGAGGATGATTGTCTTTGTTTTCTATTAATggtatttcttctatttttctagTTAATGTGTCAATTTAATTTCTTTCAAATGAAGTGCCATTCAGTG is a window from the Nicotiana tomentosiformis chromosome 10, ASM39032v3, whole genome shotgun sequence genome containing:
- the LOC104115216 gene encoding uncharacterized protein, with the protein product MAICLPWHPLQPSKTQHLFRIRNPVHVVPIRHIHAFRRSDFDGFARRVKSGEAWRDAWRSANDGFEQFVFETKKTAERIDRRYAVSRRLSAVAQSAADRARELDRDFEITHKWRTFSLDFTRNWPRYRKQLSDFMDTPLGRSAATIFFLWFALSGWLFRILIIATWVLPFAGPLLIGAVANNLVIKGQCPACRRQFIGNKNSTVRCASCGNIVWQPKGGDFFSRGSRGTTRSKSEPDIIDVEFEEK